The following proteins are encoded in a genomic region of Burkholderia pyrrocinia:
- the pdxJ gene encoding pyridoxine 5'-phosphate synthase, with the protein MSFFLTTPTAIDLGVNIDHVATLRNARGTAYPDPIRAALAAEEAGADAITLHLREDRRHIVDADVRKLRPLLKTRMNLECAVTAEMLDIACEVRPHDACLVPEKREELTTEGGLDVAGRFEAVRAACKQLADAGVRVSLFIDPDETQIRAAHEAGAPVVELHTGRYAEAHDEAGQQREYERIVAGVQAGAQLGLKVNAGHGLHYTNVQQIAAIDGIVELNIGHAIVAHAIFAGWDNAVREMKAIMVAARVAALHGGAR; encoded by the coding sequence ATGAGCTTCTTCCTGACAACGCCCACCGCCATCGACCTCGGCGTGAACATCGACCACGTCGCGACGCTGCGCAATGCGCGCGGCACGGCCTATCCCGATCCGATCCGCGCGGCGCTCGCCGCCGAAGAGGCCGGTGCGGACGCGATCACGCTGCACCTGCGCGAGGATCGCCGTCACATCGTCGACGCGGACGTGCGCAAGCTGCGTCCGCTGCTGAAGACGCGCATGAACCTCGAGTGCGCGGTGACGGCGGAGATGCTCGACATCGCGTGCGAAGTGCGCCCGCACGACGCGTGCCTCGTGCCCGAGAAGCGCGAGGAACTGACGACCGAAGGCGGCCTCGATGTCGCTGGCCGCTTCGAGGCCGTGCGCGCGGCGTGCAAGCAGCTTGCCGACGCAGGCGTGCGCGTGTCGCTGTTCATCGACCCGGACGAGACGCAGATCCGGGCCGCGCACGAAGCGGGCGCGCCGGTGGTCGAGCTGCATACGGGCCGCTACGCCGAGGCGCACGATGAAGCCGGGCAGCAGCGCGAATACGAGCGCATCGTCGCGGGCGTGCAGGCCGGTGCGCAGCTGGGCCTGAAGGTCAACGCGGGGCACGGGCTGCATTACACGAACGTGCAGCAGATCGCCGCGATCGACGGCATCGTCGAGCTGAACATCGGCCATGCGATCGTCGCGCACGCGATCTTCGCGGGTTGGGACAACGCGGTGCGCGAGATGAAGGCGATCATGGTCGCCGCACGCGTCGCCGCGCTGCATGGCGGCGCGCGCTGA
- the nagZ gene encoding beta-N-acetylhexosaminidase, producing MKTTPGPVMLDVVGTALSRDDARRLAHPNTGGVILFARHFQNRAQLTALTDSIRAVREDILIAVDHEGGRVQRFRTDGFTVLPAMRRLGELWDRDVLLATKVATAVGYILAAELRACGIDMSFTPVLDLDYGHSKVIGDRAFHRDPRVVTLLAKSLNHGLSLAGMANCGKHFPGHGFAEADSHVALPTDDRTLDAILAQDVAPYDWLGLSLSAVIPAHVIYTQVDKRPAGFSRVWLQDILRGQLGFTGAIFSDDLSMEAAREGGTLTQAADAALAAGCDMVLVCNQPDAAEVVLNGLKARASAESVRRIKRMRARGKALKWDKLIAQPEYLQAQALLSSALA from the coding sequence ATGAAAACGACTCCCGGCCCGGTCATGCTCGACGTCGTCGGCACGGCTCTGTCGCGCGACGATGCGCGGCGCCTCGCGCATCCGAACACCGGCGGCGTGATCCTGTTCGCGCGGCACTTCCAGAATCGCGCGCAGCTGACCGCGCTGACCGACTCGATCCGCGCGGTGCGCGAAGACATCCTGATCGCCGTCGATCACGAAGGCGGGCGCGTCCAGCGTTTCCGCACCGACGGCTTCACGGTGCTGCCCGCGATGCGCCGCCTCGGCGAGCTGTGGGATCGCGACGTGCTGCTCGCGACGAAGGTCGCGACCGCCGTCGGCTACATCCTGGCCGCCGAATTGCGTGCGTGCGGAATCGACATGAGCTTCACGCCCGTGCTCGACCTCGACTACGGGCACTCGAAAGTGATCGGCGATCGCGCGTTCCATCGCGACCCGCGCGTCGTCACGCTGCTCGCGAAGAGCCTGAACCACGGGCTGTCGCTCGCCGGGATGGCGAACTGCGGCAAGCATTTTCCGGGGCACGGCTTCGCGGAAGCCGATTCGCACGTCGCGCTGCCGACCGACGATCGCACGCTCGACGCGATCCTCGCGCAGGACGTCGCGCCGTACGACTGGCTCGGCTTGTCGCTGTCCGCGGTGATTCCCGCGCACGTGATCTATACGCAGGTCGACAAGCGGCCGGCGGGTTTCTCGCGCGTGTGGCTGCAGGACATCCTGCGCGGGCAGCTCGGCTTCACGGGCGCGATCTTCAGCGATGACCTGTCGATGGAGGCCGCCCGCGAAGGCGGCACGCTCACGCAGGCGGCTGACGCCGCGCTCGCCGCCGGTTGCGACATGGTGCTCGTCTGCAACCAGCCGGATGCGGCCGAGGTCGTGCTGAACGGGCTGAAAGCGCGGGCATCGGCCGAGTCGGTGCGGCGCATCAAGCGGATGCGCGCGCGCGGCAAGGCGCTCAAGTGGGACAAGCTGATCGCGCAGCCCGAGTATCTGCAGGCGCAGGCGCTGTTGAGCAGCGCACTGGCGTAA
- the acpS gene encoding holo-ACP synthase, protein MAIYGIGTDIAQVSRVAAVLERTGGRFAEKVLGPDELRVFHARRARSEARGIAFLATRFSAKEAFSKAIGLGMHWPMTWRALQTLNHPSGEPYVVASGELADWLAARGITARVTVSDERDYAVSFVIAETDAAPSPVSRTPS, encoded by the coding sequence ATGGCGATCTACGGCATCGGTACCGACATCGCCCAGGTGAGCCGCGTCGCAGCCGTGCTCGAACGCACGGGCGGCCGGTTTGCCGAGAAGGTGCTGGGCCCCGACGAACTGCGCGTGTTCCATGCGCGCCGTGCACGCTCCGAGGCGCGCGGCATCGCGTTTCTCGCGACGCGCTTTTCCGCGAAGGAAGCGTTCTCGAAGGCGATCGGGCTCGGCATGCACTGGCCGATGACGTGGCGTGCACTGCAGACCCTCAACCACCCGAGCGGCGAGCCGTATGTAGTCGCGTCCGGCGAGCTGGCCGACTGGCTTGCCGCGCGCGGCATCACGGCCCGCGTGACGGTCAGCGACGAACGGGACTATGCGGTGTCGTTCGTGATCGCCGAGACGGACGCCGCGCCTTCACCTGTTTCCCGAACCCCCTCCTGA
- a CDS encoding sigma-54-dependent transcriptional regulator, protein MPHALIVEDDPNSLSGLTALLAADGFSVDTATSLAEARTALGRSIPDVVLVDLNLPDGSGFDLLQHLPQQQPNGSLPVIVLTGNATVESAIEGLRHGIWDYLLKPINIPRLRSLLARIPRPYELIDEVQSLRASLRHLGRFGALVGRSDAMQHVYDMIEHNARTETAVLFSGEAGTGKKLAARTLHELSRRRKGPIVSFDCRTIAQAGRHGSSLDSVLFGHERGAFDGAERRESGLFEQAGGGTLFLDEITALPLVLQEALLHALDSQNFMRIGGTSSITSDFRLIATTRRPAREAVANGTLREDLWLRLDAASITMPPLRERDGDALAIADALIDELNRESRATGRSTTDKRAAPGFVRECLSYEWPGNVRELQERVRFAYDASGDFIETLRAGEASFAAGAALNGSSVQIKVGTPLSDVEDLLIRATLDAVGGTRHRAATLLGISPKTLYNKLQRMKVN, encoded by the coding sequence ATGCCACACGCCCTGATTGTCGAAGACGATCCAAACAGTCTGTCCGGCCTCACCGCGCTGCTCGCCGCAGACGGCTTCTCGGTCGACACGGCCACGTCGCTCGCCGAAGCGCGCACGGCGCTCGGCCGTTCGATTCCCGATGTCGTCCTCGTCGACCTGAACCTGCCGGACGGCAGCGGGTTCGACCTGCTCCAGCACCTGCCGCAGCAACAGCCGAACGGCTCGCTGCCCGTCATCGTGCTGACGGGCAACGCGACGGTCGAGAGCGCAATCGAGGGCCTGCGTCACGGTATCTGGGATTACCTGCTGAAGCCGATCAACATCCCGCGCCTGCGCAGCCTGCTCGCGCGGATCCCCCGCCCGTACGAACTGATCGACGAAGTGCAGTCGCTGCGCGCTTCGCTGCGCCATCTCGGCCGCTTCGGCGCGCTGGTCGGCCGCAGCGACGCGATGCAGCACGTGTACGACATGATCGAGCACAACGCGCGTACCGAAACGGCCGTGCTGTTCTCGGGCGAAGCCGGTACCGGCAAAAAGCTGGCCGCGCGCACGCTGCACGAACTGAGCCGGCGCCGCAAGGGGCCGATCGTATCGTTCGACTGCCGGACGATCGCGCAGGCCGGCCGGCACGGCTCATCGCTCGACAGCGTGCTGTTCGGCCATGAGCGCGGCGCGTTCGACGGCGCCGAGCGCCGCGAATCGGGCCTGTTCGAACAGGCCGGCGGCGGCACGCTGTTCCTCGACGAGATCACCGCGCTGCCGCTCGTGCTGCAGGAAGCACTGCTGCATGCGCTCGATTCGCAGAACTTCATGCGGATCGGCGGCACGAGTTCGATCACGAGCGATTTCCGGCTGATCGCAACCACGCGCCGCCCGGCGCGCGAAGCGGTCGCGAACGGCACGCTGCGCGAGGATCTGTGGTTGCGCCTCGATGCAGCGTCGATCACGATGCCGCCGCTGCGCGAGCGCGACGGCGACGCGCTCGCGATCGCGGACGCGCTGATCGACGAACTGAACCGCGAATCGCGCGCAACCGGCCGCAGCACGACCGACAAGCGCGCGGCGCCGGGCTTCGTGCGCGAATGCCTGTCCTACGAGTGGCCCGGCAACGTGCGCGAGTTGCAGGAGCGCGTGCGCTTCGCGTACGACGCATCGGGCGATTTCATCGAGACGCTGCGCGCGGGCGAGGCAAGCTTCGCCGCCGGCGCCGCGCTGAACGGCAGCAGCGTTCAGATCAAGGTCGGCACGCCGCTGTCCGACGTCGAGGATCTGCTGATCCGCGCGACGCTCGACGCGGTCGGCGGCACGCGCCACCGCGCGGCGACGCTGCTCGGCATCAGCCCGAAGACGCTGTACAACAAGCTGCAGCGGATGAAGGTGAACTGA